From one Homalodisca vitripennis isolate AUS2020 unplaced genomic scaffold, UT_GWSS_2.1 ScUCBcl_7018;HRSCAF=14518, whole genome shotgun sequence genomic stretch:
- the LOC124374023 gene encoding uncharacterized protein LOC124374023, protein MPKRAKTLYKFKCLEVMCNTIHRKDKWLDHCKKKHSYKFKNNLKINYKVVEIKVDNGPWQKYVPDPSPSQSTSLDDIPHTLTSKPTQDQDEDVFEPTSESFQDKSTSEIETDAITLPLLEVTDSELETQRSNQELEEQEPDNFGTSDVDEPDSDISSNEDHSDPASYANLKLSPEDINVALNLENQDLSSIEFPSTGGRKFNPLWKNCILPNNSVKPRKWLVYSKKRTLYFVCLAHYLHFQLNGLYGEQPATEGGQSIEEKEIFYSTRLPKIIYLQRLPEFNGSHKRE, encoded by the exons atgcctaagagagcaaaaacattgtacaaatttaaatgcctAGAAGTGATGTGCAACACGATCCATCGCAAAGACAAATGGTTGGATCACTGTAAGAAGAAACATAGTTACAagtttaagaacaatttaaaaatcaattataaagtgGTTGAAATAAAAGTCGACAACGGCCCATGGCAAAAATACGTTCCAGACCCAAGCCCAAGCCAATCTACATCCCTGGATGACATCCCTCATACTTTGACGAGTAAGCCTACCCAAGACCAAGATGAAGATGTTTTTGAGCCAACATCAGAAAGTTTCCAAGATAAATCTACCAGCGAGATCGAGACTGATGCAATTACTCTACCACTACTAGAAGTCACAGACTCTGAACTAGAAACACAAAG atCAAACCAAGAACTGGAAGAACAGGAACCTGACAATTTTGGAACAAGTGATGTAGATGAACCAGACTCGGATATTTCATCTAATGAAGATCACAGTGATCCAGCTTCATATGCTAACCTCAAGCTCTCTCCTGAAGACATAAATGTGGCTCTaaatttggaaaatcaagacttaTCATCAATAGAATTTCCTTCAACGGGTGGAAGAAAATTTAATCCTCtgtggaaaaattgtatattgcccAATAACAGTGTGAAACCTAGGAAGTGGCTAGTGTACAGTAAAAAAAGGACGCTGTATTTTGTTTGCCTTGCACACTATTTGCACTTCCAGCTGAACGGTCTGTATGGGGAACAACCGGCTACAGAGGGTGGACAGAGCATAGAGGAGAAAGAGATTTTTTACTCCACGAGACTTCCAAAAATCATATATCTGCAGAGGTTGCCAGAATTCAATGGATCTCACAAAAGAGAATAG